One genomic segment of Sminthopsis crassicaudata isolate SCR6 chromosome 4, ASM4859323v1, whole genome shotgun sequence includes these proteins:
- the LOC141539547 gene encoding galectin-8-like isoform X4 — MTATVITLYEELKPGKLTIIHGLVCKDADRFLVDFECRYSMKPHADIAFHFCPRFKKSGYIICNTRIMENWGWEEVTYDMPFEKGKPFKIVFMVLKDKFQVEVNGKHLLFYEHRINPDKIDTLGIYGKLKDVSVEFCNIMPSEGNQATSLGTVNMNSSNVQTSAISQFKIPYVGNLSENLRPGNLFIIRGHVPINADRFQVDFQCGSSVTPRADVAFHFNPRFKKSGHIVCNTLIMEKWGWEEITYDMPFEKGKDFQIMFMVLKDKFQVAVNGKHLLLYEYRVKPEKIDTLGIYGKVQIESIEFHSNSVQTSVVSQFTLPYIAQLNSPVKPGQTVVIKGEVEKKQKG; from the exons ATGACAGCAACAGTTATTACACTTTATGAGGAACTGAAGCCTGGGAAATTGACTATCATCCATGGTCTTGTGTGCAAGGATGCAGACAG GTTCCTGGTAGATTTTGAATGTCGCTACAGCATGAAACCCCATGCTGATATCGCTTTTCACTTTTGCCCTCGGTTCAAAAAATCAGGCTACATTATATGCAACACCCGGATAATGGAGAATTGGGGATGGGAAGAGGTCACCTATGACATgccatttgaaaaaggaaaacctTTTAAGATCGTGTTTATGGTACTGAAGGACAAATTCCAG GTGGAAGTGAATGGAAAGCATCTATTGTTCTACGAACATAGAATTAATCCAGACAAAATTGATACCCTGGGAATTTATGGCAAACTAAAGGATGTGTCAGTTGAGTTTTGCAATATCATG CCTTCAGAAGGAAACCAAGCAACTTCTTTGGGAACAGTGAATATGAATTCAAGTAAT gTGCAAACTTCTGCGATTTCACAATTT AAGATTCCATATGTTGGTAATCTTTCTGAGAACCTGAGACCTGGGAATTTGTTTATCATCCGTGGTCATGTGCCCATTAATGCAGACAG ATTCCAGGTGGATTTCCAATGTGGCAGCAGCGTGACACCCCGAGCTGATGTGGCTTTCCACTTTAACCCTCGGTTCAAAAAATCAGGCCACATTGTATGCAATACCTTGATAATGGAGAAATGGGGATGGGAAGAAATCACCTATGACATgccatttgaaaaaggaaaagattttcagATCATGTTTATGGTACTGAAGGACAAGTTCCAG GTGGCTGTGAATGGAAAACATCTATTGCTCTACGAATATAGAGTTAAGCCAGAGAAAATAGATACCCTGGGAATTTATGGCAAAGTACAGATTGAGTCAATTGAGTTTCACAGTAACAGT GTACAAACATCTGTGGTGTCACAATTT ACACTTCCTTATATTGCACAGTTGAACTCTCCAGTGAAGCCTGGGCAAACTGTTGTCATCAAAGGAGAagtggagaaaaaacaaaaggg